One stretch of Euphorbia lathyris chromosome 7, ddEupLath1.1, whole genome shotgun sequence DNA includes these proteins:
- the LOC136200903 gene encoding serine/threonine-protein kinase-like protein CCR4 produces the protein MASPLFNFLFLIFLSSSLSPALSLSTFAVSQTSNQTLICALNSVQNRLPFLNCSTSPPGFQIPGVNSTVSYSGLAAGNGFLCALTTSSSSSSSTSSLFCWRFSQNGTNMNYKRIYRGPILTQLISSNSQICGLGIRNRLQCWQWRDFNSTISPLTQNLNFSSIAVGEGFVCGLSESGEISCYGNNISSIIDNIPTGKFRKIAAGFRHVCALTDEFDLNCWGDMVGVKPEGKFKSIALGENRSCGLLLNNETIVCWGENSFRLPENLKDTFFLSIEAKRNVFCGVDILNFSLICWGNNNLNPMFQKVMPGPCQNACPCGILPGSGGFCSQGNVCSDCTPSGPPPPSSHSSPSSGSGKWSDKMIALVVVGCVGSSWFLAAIGFFLFKFCKFRGCRVHDSGRLDETGAPPEEGIRDEPQPERTEELAAPVLEKRLSQLASMGNAGHLEEFSLQVLIQATNNFSDDNKLGKGSFGSVYLGILEDGREVAIKRAETSSTSSYAVITRRQEDKDNAFINELESLSRLNHKNLVRLLGFCEECNELVLVYEYLSNRTLHDHLHKLQNSPLMSWAARIKVALDAARGIAYLHEYAVPPIIHRDIKSSNILLDESWTAKVSDFGLSQMGPEDEESHLSLFAAGTVGYMDPEYYRLQQLTTKSDVYSFGVVLLEMLSGCKAIHTNENGVPRNVVDFVVPYIIQDEIHRVLDSRVSPPTPFEIEAVVYVGYLATDCVSLEGRNRPSMLEVVNSLERALSACLVDPTSLSPSTTGSSA, from the coding sequence ATGGCTTCCCCCCTTTTTAATTTCCTCTTTCTTATCTTCCtctcttcctctctttctccTGCTCTTTCTCTTTCCACTTTTGCAGTATCTCAAACTTCCAATCAAACACTAATCTGTGCTTTAAATTCTGTTCAAAATCGCTTACCTTTCCTCAACTGCTCCACTTCTCCTCCTGGATTTCAAATTCCCGGCGTCAATTCCACCGTTTCCTACTCCGGATTAGCTGCCGGGAACGGTTTTCTTTGCGCTTTAACgacttcctcttcttcttcttcttccacttCATCTTTGTTCTGCTGGAGATTCTCTCAAAATGGTACTAACATGAATTACAAGAGAATTTACCGAGGCCCAATTCTCACACAACTGATTTCCAGTAATTCCCAAATTTGTGGTTTGGGTATCAGAAATCGCCTCCAGTGCTGGCAATGGCGGGATTTCAACTCCACCATCAGTCCATTGACTCAAAATCTGAACTTTTCAAGTATTGCAGTGGGGGAAGGATTTGTTTGCGGGTTATCAGAATCTGGGGAAATTTCTTGCTATGGAAATAACATTTCCAGCATCATTGACAACATCCCAACTGGGAAATTCAGAAAGATTGCAGCTGGATTTCGCCATGTCTGTGCTTTAACTGATGAATTTGATTTAAATTGTTGGGGAGATATGGTTGGAGTAAAACCAGAGGGTAAATTCAAATCAATAGCATTAGGGGAGAATCGTAGCTGCGGTTTGCTTTTGAATAATGAAACAATAGTGTGTTGGGGGGAAAACAGTTTCAGATTGCCAGAAAATCTGAAAGATACGTTTTTTCTTAGCATTGAAGCTAAAAGGAATGTCTTTTGTGGTGTTGATATACTTAATTTTTCTTTGATTTGTTGGGGTAATAATAACTTGAATCCTATGTTTCAAAAAGTAATGCCTGGACCATGTCAAAATGCTTGTCCCTGCGGTATACTTCCAGGATCTGGCGGATTTTGCTCCCAAGGAAATGTTTGCTCGGACTGTACTCCATCGGGACCGCCCCCGCCGTCATCGCATTCTTCGCCGTCTTCAGGCAGTGGGAAATGGAGTGACAAGATGATAGCTTTGGTTGTAGTAGGATGTGTGGGCTCATCTTGGTTTTTGGCAGCCATTGGTTTTTTCCTCTTCAAATTCTGCAAATTTAGAGGATGTAGAGTCCATGATTCGGGCCGTTTAGACGAGACAGGAGCCCCTCCTGAAGAGGGAATAAGAGACGAGCCGCAGCCAGAGCGAACGGAAGAATTAGCAGCACCTGTTCTAGAGAAACGCCTGAGCCAATTAGCCAGCATGGGAAATGCTGGACATTTGGAGGAATTCTCTTTGCAAGTCCTGATTCAAGCCACCAATAACTTCTCTGATGATAACAAACTCGGAAAAGGCAGCTTCGGTTCGGTCTATCTAGGCATATTAGAAGACGGCCGAGAAGTAGCCATCAAGCGTGCCGAAACATCAAGCACATCCTCCTATGCTGTCATAACCCGGCGCCAAGAAGACAAGGACAATGCTTTCATCAACGAACTCGAGTCATTATCCCGTCTCAATCACAAGAATCTCGTCCGATTACTAGGCTTCTGCGAAGAATGCAATGAACTAGTTCTAGTATACGAGTATCTGAGCAACCGCACGCTTCACGATCATCTCCACAAGCTCCAAAACTCGCCGCTAATGTCATGGGCAGCACGAATCAAAGTAGCATTAGATGCTGCAAGAGGAATAGCGTACCTTCACGAGTATGCAGTGCCACCTATTATTCATCGAGACATAAAGTCTTCAAACATACTCCTGGACGAGTCATGGACAGCCAAGGTGTCGGATTTCGGGCTATCCCAAATGGGTCCTGAAGACGAGGAATCACATTTGTCACTTTTTGCGGCTGGGACCGTTGGATACATGGATCCGGAGTACTACAGGCTTCAACAGCTTACAACCAAGAGCGATGTGTATAGTTTCGGAGTTGTATTGTTGGAAATGCTATCAGGATGCAAAGCCATACACACGAATGAAAATGGGGTGCCGAGAAATGTGGTGGATTTTGTGGTGCCGTACATAATTCAAGATGAAATACATAGAGTACTAGACTCAAGAGTGTCGCCTCCAACCCCGTTCGAGATAGAGGCCGTGGTGTATGTCGGGTACTTGGCAACAGACTGTGTATCCCTTGAAGGCCGAAACAGACCATCCATGCTGGAAGTTGTAAATAGTTTAGAAAGAGCATTGAGTGCTTGTTTGGTTGATCCAACTTCACTCTCTCCTTCCACAACTGGATCTTCTGCTTAG
- the LOC136235532 gene encoding receptor protein-tyrosine kinase CEPR2, which translates to MARTCVLSLLFFIFLSSSHLSSSLNAETQALLEIKRKLQDPLNVLDSWKESVSPCEFYGVTCDWTSGEVIGISLDNQSLSGEISPAIAGLRSLTNLSLPCNSLTGKLPHELINCSQLKVLNVTHNKMVGVLPDLSSLQKLEFLDLAENFFSGGFPTWVGNLTQLVVLSIGVNKYDEGEIPESIGNLKNLSLLFLANSHLRGELPESIFELPNLETLDFSRNKITGEFPKSISKLQKLWKIELYRNNLTGEIPPEIANLTLLREIDVSANQMYGKIPVAVGTMKTLVVFQLYGNNFSGELPAGFGDMRHLDGFSIYGNNFSGEFPANFGRFSPLNSFDISENQFSGSFPKYLCEGRKLQFLLALGNRFSGGFPDSYAECKSLQRFRISNNQFSGEISDGVWALPLVEVLDFSNNDFSGHVSPQIGVSTSLNQLMLHNNRFSGQLPSELGKLMNLQKLNLNDNNFSGIVPPEIGNLSQLSTLHLEMNSFSGSIPSELSYCDRLVDLNLASNSLSGSIPAAISEMNTLNSLNISHNKLTGPIPEDLERLKLSSIDLSGNELSGKVPSFLWSIGGDVAFQRNEQLCVDENSKNSLNSSMKVCIQKQNRERKFGDKLVMFFIIISTLVIVLVGLLLVSYRNFRNAKADRGKNDLEENKDGKWKVASFHQLDIEAEEICNLEDDNLIGSGGTGKVYRLELKRIGCTVAVKQLWKGDYLKVSEAEIETLGKIRHKNILKLYASLLKEGSSFLVFEYMVKGNLFEALHRKDKNEEPELDWCQRYKIALGAAKGIAYLHNDCSPPIIHRDIKSSNILLDEDYDPKIADFGVAKHVELACKGCEGTSVAGTHGYIAPEMAYSMKVTEKSDVYSYGVVLLELVSGRKPIEEAYGEGKDIVYWVWTHLKDRESVVKVLDEKVASESVEEEMIKVLRIGILCTTKLPNLRPNMREVVKMLVDADTSIFRSPNKPLIC; encoded by the exons ATGGCTAGAACCTGTGTTCTTTCGTTGCtgttcttcattttcttgtCAAGTTCCCACCTTTCTTCTAGTTTGAATGCCGAAACCCAGGCTTTGCTTGAAATCAAAAGAAAGCTCCAGGATCCTCTGAATGTTCTGGATTCATGGAAAGAATCGGTGTCTCCTTGCGAATTTTATGGGGTTACTTGTGATTGGACATCAGGTGAAGTGATTGGAATCTCACTTGATAATCAGTCTCTCTCTGGTGAGATTTCTCCGGCTATTGCTGGCCTTCGGAGTCTTACTAACCTTTCATTGCCTTGTAATTCACTTACTGGAAAGCTTCCTCATGAGCTGATTAATTGCAGCCAACTGAAAGTTTTGAATGTCACTCACAATAAAATGGTTGGAGTTTTACCTGATCTTTCATCCTTGCAGAAGCTGGAGTTTCTTGATTTGgctgaaaactttttctccggCGGGTTTCCGACATGGGTGGGTAATTTGACTCAGCTGGTTGTGCTTTCTATTGGAGTAAATAAGTATGATGAAGGTGAAATTCCTGAGAGCATTGGAAATTTGAAGAACTTGAGTCTGCTGTTTCTAGCAAATAGCCATTTGAGGGGAGAGTTACCTGAATCCATTTTTGAGCTACCAAATTTGGAGACACTGGATTTTTCCAGGAACAAGATCACAGGGGAATTTCCAAAATCAATATCCAAATTGCAAAAGCTTTGGAAGATTGAGCTCTACCGCAACAATTTGACAGGCGAAATCCCACCTGAGATTGCAAACCTCACTCTCTTACGCGAGATTGATGTATCTGCAAATCAGATGTATGGAAAAATACCTGTAGCAGTAGGCACTATGAAGACTTTGGTTGTGTTTCAGCTATATGGTAACAACTTCTCTGGAGAACTTCCTGCAGGTTTCGGGGATATGCGTCATCTTGATGGTTTTTCTATCTATGGGAACAATTTCTCAGGGGAGTTCCCTGCCAATTTCGGCCGATTCTCTCCCCTGAACAGCTTTGACATATCTGAGAATCAGTTCTCTGGTAGTTTTCCTAAGTACCTGTGTGAAGGTAGGAAGTTACAGTTCTTGCTCGCTTTAGGAAACAGGTTTTCTGGGGGCTTTCCTGATTCTTATGCTGAGTGTAAATCTTTGCAAAGGTTCAGGATCAGCAACAACCAGTTCTCAGGAGAGATTTCAGATGGAGTTTGGGCATTGCCATTGGTTGAGGTTCTCGATTTCAGCAATAATGATTTCAGTGGGCATGTATCTCCTCAAATTGGGGTTTCTACCAGCTTGAATCAGTTGATGTTGCACAACAACAGGTTTTCGGGGCAGCTTCCGTCCGAACTTGGCAAATTGATGAATCTGCAGAAGCTAAACCTCAATGATAACAACTTCTCTGGTATAGTACCTCCTGAAATTGGTAATCTGAGTCAGCTATCAACTTTGCATTTGGAAATGAATTCATTTTCTGGATCCATACCATCAGAATTGAGTTATTGTGATAGACTTGTCGATTTGAATCTTGCTTCGAATTCGCTAAGTGGCAGTATTCCTGCTGCTATTTCTGAGATGAACACTTTGAATTCTCTGAATATTTCACACAACAAACTCACTGGACCAATTCCAGAAGACTTAGAGAGACTGAAGCTAAGTTCCATTGATTTATCTGGAAATGAATTATCAGGAAAAGTTCCATCCTTTCTTTGGAGCATCGGTGGTGATGTAGCATTTCAACGGAACGAACAACTATGTGTCGATGAAAATTCCAAAAACAGCCTGAATTCTAGTATGAAAGTTTGCATCCAAAAGCAGAATCGGGAGCGTAAATTCGGAGATAAGcttgttatgttttttatcatCATATCCACATTGGTTATTGTTTTAGTAGGGTTATTACTTGTTAGTTACAGGAACTTCAGGAATGCAAAAGCTGACAGAGGAAAAAATGATTTGGAAGAGAATAAGGATGGAAAATGGAAGGTAGCATCATTCCATCAACTGGATATTGAAGCAGAAGAAATCTGTAACCTGGAAGACGATAATCTGATCGGAAGTGGTGGTACAGGAAAAGTATACAGACTTGAATTGAAGAGAATCGGCTGCACTGTGGCTGTGAAGCAACTATGGAAAGGTGATTATCTCAAGGTATCCGAAGCGGAGATCGAAACTCTGGGGAAAATCAGGCACAAAAATATCCTGAAGCTATATGCAAGTTTACTAAAAGAAGGATCAAGTTTTCTAGTGTTTGAGTACATGGTAAAAGGCAATCTGTTTGAAGCACTTCACAGGAAAGACAAAAATGAGGAGCCTGAATTAGACTGGTGCCAGAGGTATAAAATAGCTCTAGGAGCTGCAAAGGGAATTGCATATTTACACAATGACTGCTCACCCCCAATCATTCACAGAGACATAAAATCAAGCAATATCTTACTTGACGAAGATTACGACCCGAAAATTGCTGATTTCGGAGTTGCAAAGCATGTAGAATTAGCATGTAAGGGATGTGAAGGTACCTCTGTTGCTGGAACTCATGGATACATTGCCCCTG AAATGGCATATAGCATGAAAGTAACAGAAAAGAGTGATGTGTATAGCTATGGTGTGGTGCTGCTAGAACTAGTGAGTGGGAGGAAACCCATTGAAGAGGCATATGGAGAAGGAAAAGACATAGTGTATTGGGTATGGACACATCTGAAAGACAGGGAAAGTGTGGTAAAAGTGCTGGATGAAAAAGTAGCATCAGAATCAGttgaagaagaaatgataaaaGTGTTGAGGATTGGTATTTTGTGCACAACAAAGCTTCCTAATCTGCGTCCTAATATGAGAGAAGTTGTGAAGATGCTAGTTGATGCTGATACTTCCATTTTCAGGTCTCCAAATAAGCCTTTAATTTGTTAG